One Catalinimonas alkaloidigena DNA window includes the following coding sequences:
- a CDS encoding DUF2945 domain-containing protein, with product MATIQKGSHVKWKWGSSYAEGKVVETYAEEVTKTIKGKEITRKGESGNKALFIAQEDGDHVLKLEQEVEKV from the coding sequence ATGGCAACGATTCAGAAGGGCTCCCATGTGAAATGGAAGTGGGGCAGTAGCTACGCCGAGGGCAAAGTCGTGGAAACCTATGCCGAGGAAGTCACCAAAACCATCAAAGGGAAGGAAATTACCCGCAAAGGCGAGTCCGGCAACAAAGCGCTTTTTATCGCGCAGGAAGACGGCGACCACGTGCTGAAACTGGAACAGGAAGTGGAGAAAGTGTAA
- a CDS encoding AsmA-like C-terminal region-containing protein, whose protein sequence is MKLRSAYRLLGYASGTLVGLVVLLSVLLWVFQDRIIARFVTEANRYLTSEVHVEKIDISIWSKFPRIALDFENVLIKGSLPDAPEPLANVRHLYFTFSPFSLLRGHYEVEQVWLEGGQVSVRVDRQGQPNYNIFKTDTTATPAAEPVRFNIKRIQLKTVLVEYLLEGSQQHHRLLAEETTARLNLHGNQLTVGVDGGLLVHQIGVGKDIYFRDKPMQVQSEIQMDLDSGLYRVMPSRLLIDGASFTVAGLIETHGGVSLDLHTEGERATLQTLTSLLPTSMTEKLRVYRSEGEVYFDGRVKGHVTDTQAPLLDFRFGCRNASFYHPDLKQRATGVYLTGSFTNGARQHLATSELRLSDVKGNLDGKPFTADFLLRNFEDPYVEMRLDATLDLAALTAFYPVDEIRQAGGTLDANVDFAGRLRDLKSGKRSKLRAEGELQFDQVHFRMRDKPLQFQGWSGLLVVSGHDLAVQECVGRIGRSDFALDGIFKNALAFLLYNDVSLHADASFRSTLLDLDELLSASGQAAADPKSGAEEEYRFKVEPRFSCALDCHIERLVFRRFDARRIDGDLQLRDQVGRINRVAMQIAGGQISSSVVMDARQPEAIEVQARGRFEQLHADSLFYVFENFGQDFLQDHHLKGRITSTVNAFLVLNSRLDIDTERLVADADVTIQDGELINFKPMQSLSAFLDDRQLAHLRFSKLENHLRIDHKTVYIPEMMIRNNAMSLSIEGTHTFDQVMDYRIGIPLHDLKRPDRDAIYGMVEDDGLHSNLFLTLKGTSDNFKVGYDTRKVKQKIKEGLKQEAKEFRDLFGGKQQARQAEPKDTTKAADEGEFFDF, encoded by the coding sequence TTGAAGCTTCGGTCCGCTTACAGACTGTTGGGATACGCGTCAGGCACACTGGTAGGACTGGTGGTGCTGCTCAGCGTGTTGCTCTGGGTGTTTCAGGACCGGATCATCGCCCGTTTCGTGACCGAAGCAAACCGCTACCTCACGTCCGAGGTGCATGTGGAGAAAATCGACATTTCGATCTGGAGCAAGTTTCCTCGCATCGCCCTCGATTTTGAGAACGTACTGATCAAAGGCAGCCTGCCCGACGCGCCCGAACCGCTGGCCAACGTGCGTCATCTGTACTTTACGTTCAGTCCGTTCAGCCTCCTGCGCGGGCACTACGAAGTGGAGCAAGTCTGGCTGGAAGGCGGGCAGGTCAGCGTCCGCGTCGACCGACAAGGGCAACCGAATTACAACATTTTCAAAACCGATACGACGGCGACCCCGGCCGCCGAACCGGTTCGCTTCAACATCAAGCGCATCCAACTAAAAACGGTGCTGGTCGAGTACCTGCTGGAAGGCTCGCAACAGCACCACCGGCTGCTGGCCGAAGAGACCACCGCCCGGTTGAATCTCCACGGCAATCAGCTGACGGTCGGCGTCGACGGCGGGCTGCTGGTGCATCAGATCGGAGTGGGCAAGGATATCTATTTCCGGGACAAACCCATGCAGGTGCAGTCAGAAATTCAGATGGACCTGGACAGTGGCCTTTACCGGGTGATGCCCTCGCGACTCCTGATCGACGGCGCCTCTTTTACGGTGGCCGGGCTGATCGAAACCCACGGTGGTGTCTCGCTCGATCTGCACACGGAAGGAGAACGCGCCACGCTGCAAACCCTGACGTCGCTACTGCCGACTTCGATGACGGAGAAGTTGCGCGTCTACCGCAGTGAAGGCGAAGTGTATTTCGACGGGCGGGTGAAAGGCCACGTCACCGACACGCAAGCGCCGCTGCTCGATTTCCGTTTCGGCTGTCGCAACGCCTCGTTTTACCACCCGGACCTGAAGCAGCGCGCCACGGGCGTCTATCTGACCGGTTCGTTCACCAACGGAGCGCGGCAGCACCTGGCCACCAGCGAATTGCGGCTGTCGGACGTGAAGGGTAATCTGGACGGCAAGCCGTTCACGGCCGATTTTCTGCTGCGCAACTTTGAAGATCCCTACGTCGAAATGCGTCTGGACGCAACCCTCGACCTTGCCGCCCTTACGGCCTTCTATCCCGTCGACGAAATCAGGCAGGCCGGCGGCACCCTGGATGCAAACGTGGACTTCGCCGGGCGGCTGCGCGACCTGAAATCGGGCAAGCGCTCCAAACTGCGGGCCGAGGGTGAGTTGCAGTTCGATCAGGTGCACTTCCGCATGCGCGACAAGCCGTTGCAGTTTCAGGGCTGGAGCGGTCTGCTGGTAGTGAGCGGTCACGATCTGGCGGTGCAGGAATGCGTCGGGCGCATTGGCCGCAGTGATTTTGCGCTGGATGGCATTTTCAAAAATGCACTCGCGTTTCTGCTCTACAACGACGTTTCGCTGCACGCCGACGCAAGTTTTCGGTCTACGCTGCTCGATCTGGACGAGCTGCTGTCGGCTTCCGGACAGGCGGCCGCCGATCCGAAAAGCGGAGCAGAAGAAGAGTACCGCTTCAAAGTGGAGCCGCGCTTCTCGTGTGCGCTCGATTGCCACATCGAGCGGCTGGTGTTCCGCCGGTTCGACGCGCGGCGCATCGACGGCGACTTGCAGCTGCGCGATCAGGTAGGGCGCATCAACCGCGTGGCAATGCAAATTGCCGGTGGGCAGATCAGCAGTTCGGTGGTGATGGACGCCCGCCAGCCGGAGGCCATTGAGGTGCAGGCACGGGGGCGCTTCGAACAGCTTCACGCCGACAGTCTGTTCTACGTTTTCGAGAATTTCGGGCAGGACTTTTTGCAGGATCATCACCTGAAAGGAAGAATCACGTCGACCGTCAACGCGTTTCTGGTCCTGAACAGCCGGTTAGACATCGATACCGAGCGACTGGTGGCCGACGCCGACGTCACAATCCAGGACGGTGAGTTAATCAACTTCAAGCCCATGCAGTCGCTTTCGGCATTTCTGGACGATCGCCAGTTGGCCCACCTCCGGTTTTCGAAGCTGGAGAACCACCTGCGCATCGACCATAAAACGGTGTACATTCCTGAAATGATGATCCGCAACAATGCCATGAGTCTCTCGATTGAAGGCACCCATACGTTCGATCAGGTGATGGATTACCGCATTGGCATTCCGCTGCACGACCTGAAACGCCCCGACCGCGACGCGATTTACGGCATGGTAGAAGACGACGGACTCCACTCGAATCTTTTCCTGACGCTCAAAGGCACGTCCGATAACTTCAAAGTAGGGTACGACACCCGGAAGGTGAAGCAGAAGATCAAAGAAGGCCTGAAGCAAGAAGCGAAAGAGTTCCGTGACCTGTTTGGTGGCAAACAGCAGGCCCGGCAGGCCGAACCCAAAGACACGACGAAAGCCGCAGACGAAGGCGAATTCTTCGATTTTTAG
- a CDS encoding spore photoproduct lyase family protein, with translation MQTLQPRYILYTPDALNHRGQAVLERYSDAERIVIKQHNRLPDLGLKHFRAKSDLLVLGRLKTLVNKDNGRSADYIAPSLANGCFGGCTYCYVDRNKPLNPITLFTNTEEILAEVDRHALHLPWPRVPAQTDPTFYVYDIGCNSDVSVDAQLSDAIRTAVAFFRAHPRAKGSFATKFVNRDLLTYDPQRKTRIRFTLLPPHVSKLVDVRTDPVAERLAALNDFYDAGYEVHVNFSPVIVYGNADDRQAWRHDYRALFRQLDASVRPEVKAQMKCEVIFLTHNVAQHALNQEIHPQGEALLWRPELQETKTSQYGGENLRYRHDLKRQMITIFRELLQDEIPWCEVRYIF, from the coding sequence GTGCAAACGCTCCAACCCCGTTACATTCTGTACACCCCCGACGCCCTCAACCACCGCGGCCAAGCCGTGCTGGAGCGTTACTCCGACGCCGAGCGCATCGTCATCAAGCAACACAACCGCCTGCCCGACCTGGGCCTGAAACACTTCCGTGCCAAGTCCGATCTGCTGGTGCTGGGCCGGCTCAAAACCCTCGTCAATAAAGATAACGGCCGCAGTGCCGATTACATCGCGCCGAGCTTAGCAAACGGCTGCTTTGGTGGCTGCACGTACTGCTACGTGGACCGGAACAAGCCCCTCAACCCGATTACGCTTTTCACCAACACCGAAGAGATTCTGGCCGAGGTCGACCGCCACGCCCTACACCTGCCCTGGCCGCGCGTCCCGGCGCAAACCGACCCGACGTTTTACGTGTACGACATCGGGTGTAACTCCGACGTCTCGGTCGATGCCCAACTGAGCGACGCCATACGCACCGCCGTCGCGTTTTTTCGCGCGCACCCGCGGGCCAAAGGCTCGTTTGCGACCAAGTTTGTGAACCGTGACTTGCTCACCTACGATCCGCAGCGCAAAACCCGCATCCGCTTTACGCTCCTGCCGCCGCACGTCAGCAAACTGGTCGATGTCCGTACCGATCCCGTCGCCGAACGGCTGGCCGCACTCAACGATTTTTACGACGCCGGTTACGAAGTCCACGTCAATTTTTCGCCGGTGATTGTTTACGGGAATGCGGACGATCGCCAGGCGTGGCGACACGATTACCGCGCGTTGTTCCGGCAACTAGACGCAAGCGTTCGGCCGGAGGTAAAAGCGCAGATGAAGTGCGAAGTCATTTTCCTGACGCACAACGTCGCGCAGCACGCCCTCAATCAGGAAATACATCCGCAGGGCGAGGCCTTGCTGTGGCGACCGGAGCTTCAGGAGACCAAAACCAGCCAGTACGGTGGAGAGAACCTCCGCTATCGCCACGACCTGAAACGGCAGATGATCACGATTTTCCGGGAGCTATTGCAAGACGAGATTCCGTGGTGCGAAGTGCGTTACATTTTTTAA
- a CDS encoding OmpA family protein, whose product MNARLFHLPIPRSLGLLLLCCLGLNPAGWAQQVETLTAKPLSQAIKTPLRPVPEYRSVQLPVVTRGGDLVPILAETEGLFARQNAQVTLVREDDFRKQVEASLSGRTPYVRGTLGMITAAAEAFQAQGGDLVVIYQLTWSAGGDALVVRADYDLKEIKTLAAPLYGPAMDYLPHLWQDKALKSTKIRWVAEPTLPGYATPGKVVDPASVFQADPTLDAALCLLPDALMLTSNGTIGTGAEGSVKGATLLQSTQADAKVIADVYAVRKDYLEQHPQEVARLVQALMEAETRLEALAKTPTDPAYRRLLTTTAQHLFGTAHATAETEELWNGYQFVGREENQTFFTGQDSLISPFQQHVVALQPGLQGLGVVAKPVTLQAAPWEYTRDGVRYAVPVVATPAADTVARQDSAVAPATATVQAPTPNTAAAPPGELEIYFAPNERTSDKTYTDDFRQVLAMTRAFRNPVVKIEGHADPQGILKAKAEGASEQQLNTLKQRAKNLSYVRAEQIRAQLLDYAQTQNLPLDQERVVAIGEGVQHPKYESPKNEAQWQANRRVVFRVEEAAVQ is encoded by the coding sequence ATGAACGCTCGACTTTTCCATCTTCCGATTCCTCGTTCGCTGGGCCTGTTGCTGCTGTGCTGCCTGGGTCTGAATCCGGCGGGGTGGGCGCAGCAGGTAGAAACCCTGACGGCGAAACCGCTTTCGCAGGCGATCAAGACGCCCCTGCGGCCCGTGCCGGAATACCGGTCGGTGCAGTTACCTGTGGTCACCCGGGGCGGCGATCTGGTACCTATTCTGGCCGAAACCGAAGGGCTTTTTGCACGCCAGAACGCTCAGGTAACGTTGGTGCGCGAAGACGATTTTCGCAAGCAGGTAGAAGCCAGCCTGTCGGGCCGAACGCCGTACGTGCGCGGTACGTTAGGGATGATCACGGCCGCCGCGGAGGCTTTTCAGGCCCAAGGTGGCGATCTGGTGGTGATTTATCAGCTCACGTGGTCTGCCGGCGGCGATGCCCTGGTGGTACGGGCCGATTATGACCTGAAAGAGATTAAGACGCTGGCTGCACCGCTGTACGGCCCCGCAATGGACTATTTGCCGCACCTGTGGCAAGACAAGGCGCTGAAAAGCACCAAGATCCGCTGGGTGGCTGAACCTACGCTGCCCGGTTATGCAACGCCGGGAAAAGTGGTAGACCCAGCTTCGGTATTTCAGGCCGATCCGACACTCGACGCGGCGCTGTGCCTGTTGCCCGATGCCCTGATGCTGACCTCGAACGGTACAATCGGAACCGGAGCCGAGGGGTCGGTCAAAGGTGCGACGTTGCTGCAATCGACCCAAGCCGACGCCAAAGTGATTGCGGACGTGTATGCGGTACGGAAAGATTATCTGGAACAACATCCGCAGGAGGTGGCCCGACTGGTGCAGGCGCTGATGGAAGCCGAAACGCGTTTGGAAGCGTTGGCAAAAACCCCGACCGATCCGGCCTACCGCCGTTTGCTGACCACCACCGCACAGCACTTGTTCGGCACAGCGCACGCAACGGCCGAGACCGAAGAGTTGTGGAACGGCTACCAGTTTGTCGGTCGTGAAGAGAACCAAACGTTCTTTACAGGGCAGGATAGCCTGATAAGTCCGTTTCAACAGCACGTCGTTGCGCTACAGCCGGGCTTGCAGGGATTGGGCGTGGTGGCCAAACCGGTGACGTTGCAGGCTGCTCCCTGGGAATATACCCGAGACGGCGTTCGGTACGCGGTTCCGGTGGTGGCAACACCAGCGGCCGATACGGTAGCGCGTCAGGACAGCGCCGTTGCTCCGGCAACCGCAACGGTCCAGGCGCCCACCCCGAACACGGCAGCGGCTCCGCCCGGCGAGCTGGAAATTTATTTCGCGCCGAACGAACGCACCTCCGACAAAACCTACACGGACGATTTCCGGCAGGTACTGGCCATGACCCGTGCGTTTCGGAACCCGGTCGTCAAGATCGAGGGCCACGCAGATCCGCAAGGCATCCTGAAGGCCAAAGCCGAAGGCGCTTCGGAGCAGCAGTTGAACACGCTGAAGCAGCGGGCCAAGAACCTTTCGTACGTTCGGGCAGAGCAGATCCGTGCACAATTGCTGGACTATGCGCAGACGCAAAATCTGCCCCTCGATCAGGAGCGGGTGGTGGCCATCGGCGAAGGCGTACAGCACCCGAAATACGAGTCGCCGAAAAACGAAGCGCAGTGGCAAGCCAACCGGCGGGTGGTGTTTCGGGTAGAAGAAGCCGCTGTACAGTAA
- a CDS encoding vWA domain-containing protein, with the protein MRVIFKIFFVLLAIRLFTCEGKVKRDVAEFGRDFVPKPKVEEVSGEDLSEETPPPTDASPLLAANYYFIFDGSENMEERCAGQEKLRSAQRAAQELIEQVPDDANMGLLVFDDHRDRGEAFTEPVALGPDNRKKMNRALRRIDADGNSSLREAIYQGVNQLEEQSKKQQGYGEYHLVIITDGQDIGLEDAARYAVEKGIAIHTVGLCIDREHPLRTYALSFQNANERTDFTLTPEAERVEPETFEPIDTKTLVAETQTPATAE; encoded by the coding sequence ATGCGTGTCATTTTCAAAATATTTTTCGTCCTGTTGGCCATCCGGCTTTTTACCTGCGAAGGCAAGGTGAAGCGCGACGTCGCCGAATTCGGGCGCGATTTTGTCCCCAAGCCCAAGGTTGAGGAAGTGAGCGGGGAAGATCTCTCCGAAGAAACACCCCCTCCGACCGACGCTTCGCCGCTGCTTGCCGCCAACTACTACTTCATCTTCGACGGAAGTGAGAACATGGAAGAACGGTGTGCCGGACAGGAGAAACTCCGCAGTGCCCAGCGGGCCGCGCAGGAACTTATTGAGCAGGTGCCGGACGATGCCAACATGGGCCTTTTGGTATTTGACGACCATCGCGACCGAGGAGAAGCGTTTACCGAGCCGGTTGCTTTGGGTCCCGACAACCGGAAAAAGATGAACCGCGCCCTTCGCCGCATCGACGCGGACGGCAACTCGTCGCTACGCGAAGCCATCTACCAGGGCGTCAACCAACTGGAAGAGCAGTCGAAAAAGCAACAGGGCTACGGCGAGTATCACCTCGTCATCATCACCGACGGGCAGGACATTGGCTTGGAAGACGCCGCCCGCTACGCCGTAGAGAAAGGCATTGCCATCCATACGGTGGGGCTGTGCATCGACCGGGAGCATCCGTTACGAACGTACGCGCTCTCGTTCCAAAATGCCAACGAACGCACCGATTTCACCCTTACGCCGGAAGCGGAGCGGGTAGAGCCTGAAACGTTCGAACCAATTGATACCAAAACGCTGGTGGCGGAAACTCAAACGCCGGCCACCGCCGAATAA
- a CDS encoding OmpA family protein, with translation MKKWLGPFAVFMLITSGMGAWWYGRRILFEQEQIATSDAVGHIEHLRIAGDHQPGYWFLHSPQMKARQARSGQAIDFTTSHGDYAAQLQSLVDGTQDALVMPVESYLKYGSGFDYPGVIVASLYGPRTAQPDAHPTAQQQTSDAHVEVIQTSTNAIEVPTLTVLVVNRETVSQKPGQVKLLLKNYFQTLDYYTGHRDEFVQALVQETEMTPQEVEKFLARTDWYDLRENSYELFGVSRNPAEGQPNKLVSTLVQRNSSVDPYRLINSNFLRELLNSEATTFTALTEEAWAQLTTTTVLDAAPVIFQRSTDELDYEDEVLIDQVAERVKQEYPGYRLIVRGHTGLGDEAANLILSQRRAEKVRAQLISRGRLDANQLHAEGVGATQPPTRQADESERAYRLRMPRVEFILAQANPL, from the coding sequence ATGAAAAAGTGGTTAGGTCCTTTTGCGGTATTTATGCTCATCACGTCAGGCATGGGTGCCTGGTGGTACGGACGACGCATTCTGTTCGAGCAAGAGCAGATCGCCACGTCGGACGCCGTCGGCCACATCGAGCACCTGCGCATCGCGGGCGACCATCAGCCGGGGTATTGGTTTCTCCACTCCCCCCAGATGAAAGCCCGGCAGGCGCGCAGCGGACAGGCCATCGACTTCACGACGAGCCACGGCGACTATGCCGCACAATTGCAAAGTCTGGTCGACGGAACACAGGATGCGCTGGTCATGCCGGTGGAATCGTATCTGAAGTACGGTAGCGGGTTCGACTACCCGGGCGTGATTGTCGCCAGTCTATACGGCCCGCGCACGGCCCAGCCGGACGCCCACCCGACGGCCCAGCAGCAAACCAGCGACGCGCATGTAGAGGTAATTCAAACCAGCACGAATGCCATCGAAGTACCTACGCTGACGGTATTGGTCGTAAACCGGGAAACCGTTTCGCAGAAACCCGGGCAGGTTAAACTGCTTCTGAAAAATTATTTCCAGACCCTGGACTACTATACCGGCCATCGCGACGAGTTCGTGCAGGCCCTGGTGCAGGAAACGGAAATGACTCCGCAGGAAGTAGAAAAATTTCTGGCCCGGACCGACTGGTACGACCTGCGCGAAAATAGCTACGAGTTGTTCGGCGTGAGCCGCAACCCGGCGGAAGGGCAGCCTAATAAACTGGTCAGTACCCTGGTGCAACGTAATTCGAGCGTCGATCCGTACCGGCTGATCAACAGCAACTTCTTACGGGAACTGCTGAACAGCGAGGCCACCACCTTCACGGCCCTGACCGAAGAAGCGTGGGCGCAGCTGACCACCACGACGGTTCTCGACGCGGCTCCGGTGATTTTCCAGCGCAGCACAGACGAGCTAGACTACGAAGACGAAGTATTGATCGATCAGGTTGCCGAGCGCGTGAAACAGGAGTACCCGGGTTACCGGCTGATCGTACGCGGCCATACGGGACTAGGCGACGAAGCGGCCAACCTGATTTTGTCACAACGCCGTGCCGAGAAAGTGCGGGCGCAGTTGATCAGCCGTGGGCGGCTGGACGCCAATCAGTTGCACGCGGAAGGCGTAGGGGCCACACAACCGCCCACGCGCCAGGCCGACGAATCGGAGCGGGCGTACCGCCTGCGGATGCCGCGCGTAGAATTTATTCTGGCACAGGCCAATCCTCTCTAA
- a CDS encoding toxic anion resistance protein: MATQPNKPVKPVEPEFEELNFEPERPIDPELDKKADEFLTQLLSDETASNTKRRAVDEMGTRTQQEITNLSKMLEGPIKTLAETGDNGGPVAKSLIDLKEQVEDLDPAKFDFSSPSGFMASFGKMLPGKKNRMGRYFAKYQSAEAVIDQIIKSLELGRDQLRRDNITLSHDRDRMVTAMDRLERTIQLGQLLDDKLQYKLDRDLASDADQHRFVQEELLFPLRQRIIDLQQTLNINQQGILTIEVIIRNNRELMRGVGRALNVTVTALQTAIATALALNNQEIVMKKINALNDTTSKLIAHNAERLKTQGAAIHKQASESMLSMEQLEKAFQDIRTALEDISKFRQEALPKMATQISRMDELNKEAADTLRRMARGNQAQTEMIIDLDADQYEVGK; encoded by the coding sequence ATGGCAACGCAACCCAATAAACCCGTCAAACCTGTGGAACCCGAATTTGAGGAACTGAATTTCGAGCCGGAGCGTCCCATTGACCCGGAGCTGGATAAAAAGGCAGATGAGTTTCTGACGCAGCTGCTGAGCGACGAAACGGCCAGCAACACCAAGCGCCGGGCTGTCGACGAGATGGGGACGCGCACGCAACAGGAAATTACGAACCTCAGCAAAATGCTGGAAGGGCCGATCAAAACCCTGGCCGAAACCGGCGACAACGGGGGACCGGTGGCCAAGTCGCTCATCGACCTGAAAGAACAGGTAGAAGACCTCGATCCGGCCAAGTTCGATTTTTCCAGTCCGTCGGGGTTTATGGCGAGTTTCGGCAAAATGCTACCGGGCAAAAAGAATCGCATGGGACGCTACTTTGCCAAGTATCAGTCGGCCGAGGCGGTCATCGATCAAATCATTAAATCGCTGGAACTGGGCCGCGACCAACTGCGCCGCGACAACATCACCCTTTCGCACGACCGCGACCGGATGGTAACGGCGATGGATCGGCTGGAACGCACGATTCAGCTCGGTCAACTGCTCGACGACAAACTCCAGTATAAACTGGACCGCGACCTGGCCTCGGATGCCGATCAGCATCGCTTTGTGCAGGAAGAACTCCTATTCCCCCTGCGTCAGCGCATCATCGACCTGCAGCAAACGCTGAACATCAACCAACAGGGCATCCTGACCATCGAAGTCATCATCCGCAACAACCGCGAACTGATGCGCGGCGTAGGCCGGGCGCTGAACGTCACGGTGACAGCCCTGCAAACCGCGATTGCGACCGCGTTGGCACTGAACAATCAGGAAATTGTGATGAAAAAGATCAACGCCTTGAACGACACTACGTCGAAGTTGATCGCCCACAACGCCGAACGTCTGAAAACCCAGGGTGCTGCTATTCACAAGCAGGCCTCCGAATCGATGCTGAGCATGGAGCAATTGGAAAAAGCGTTTCAGGACATCCGGACCGCGCTGGAAGACATCTCCAAGTTCCGGCAGGAGGCGCTGCCCAAAATGGCGACGCAGATCAGCCGCATGGACGAACTCAACAAAGAAGCCGCCGACACGCTGCGCCGAATGGCCCGCGGCAACCAGGCCCAGACCGAGATGATCATCGACCTCGACGCCGATCAGTACGAAGTAGGGAAGTAG